One Nicotiana tomentosiformis chromosome 4, ASM39032v3, whole genome shotgun sequence genomic window carries:
- the LOC104099328 gene encoding uncharacterized protein: protein MDKVTGTTITTSATTTTASSGSSSIFTNYPLMSALIAFALAQSIKLFTSWYKERRWDLKQLVGSGGMPSSHSATVTALAVAIGLQEGFGEALFACALVLACVVMYDATGVRLQAGRQAEVLNQILYELPTEHPLADSRPLRELLGHTPPQVVAGGLLGLMTATAIHFITGWGYRA, encoded by the exons ATGGATAAGGTGACGGGTACAACCATAACAACGTCTGCAACAACGACAACGGCGTCTTCTGGGTCATCTTCAATTTTCACTAACTATCCCCTTATGTCTGCTCTCATTGCTTTCGCTCTCGCCCAATCCATTAAGCTCTTCACTTCATG GTACAAGGAAAGACGATGGGATCTTAAGCAACTCGTTGGATCTGGTGGAATGCCATCATCCCATTCAGCAACTGTAACTGCTCTAGCTGTGGCTATTGGTTTGCAGGAGGGCTTCGGGGAAGCGCTCTTTGCTTGTGCATTGGTTTTAGCGTGTGTG GTCATGTATGACGCCACAGGTGTAAGATTACAGGCTGGACGTCAAGCAGAG GTTCTGAATCAAATTTTATATGAACTTCCTACTGAACATCCTCTTGCAGATAGCAGACCGTTACGAGAACTCCTTGGTCACACTCCTCCTCAG GTTGTTGCGGGTGGATTGTTGGGATTGATGACTGCAACGGCTATTCATTTTATCACCGGCTGGGGATATCGAGCATGA